Proteins from one Amycolatopsis benzoatilytica AK 16/65 genomic window:
- a CDS encoding carboxymuconolactone decarboxylase family protein, whose translation MIQYDIDSPENLARREHGLEVLSRIDSHQGEAVIDSLADINPALGHHVAAFAFGDMYDRPGLDSRSRQLVTLGVLTALGGCEPQLKVHIGAALNVGLSREEITEALMHSAVYAGFPRALNATFAAREVFADRDAEETV comes from the coding sequence GTGATCCAGTACGACATCGACAGCCCGGAAAACCTCGCCCGCCGCGAGCACGGGCTCGAGGTGCTGTCCCGCATCGACAGTCACCAGGGCGAAGCCGTCATCGATTCCCTCGCCGACATCAACCCCGCCCTCGGACACCACGTGGCCGCGTTCGCCTTCGGCGACATGTACGACCGGCCCGGCCTCGACTCGCGCAGCCGCCAGCTGGTCACCCTCGGCGTGCTGACCGCGCTCGGCGGCTGCGAACCGCAGCTGAAGGTGCACATCGGCGCGGCGCTGAACGTCGGGCTCAGCCGCGAGGAAATCACCGAAGCGCTCATGCACTCGGCGGTCTACGCGGGATTCCCGCGAGCGCTGAACGCCACCTTCGCCGCGCGCGAGGTGTTCGCCGACCGGGACGCGGAGGAAACCGTCTGA
- a CDS encoding MerR family transcriptional regulator, with product MEKEDALTEALRLAVDPPGTVSVEALRELARDDDANEWDIATTSEHLGLNPHTLRYYERIGLVEVARDSAGHRVYDAASVRRLVFLTRMRVSGMPISDLRRYVELIESGADTVPERREMLLEHRDTLRAQIAQLQLSLAATEYKIATYQEGPLP from the coding sequence ATGGAGAAGGAAGACGCGCTGACCGAGGCGCTGCGCCTGGCGGTCGACCCGCCGGGCACGGTGTCGGTCGAGGCACTGCGGGAACTGGCCCGGGACGACGACGCGAACGAGTGGGACATCGCCACCACCTCGGAACATCTCGGGCTGAACCCGCACACGCTGCGGTACTACGAGCGGATCGGGCTGGTCGAGGTCGCCCGCGACAGCGCCGGGCACCGGGTTTACGACGCGGCGTCAGTGCGCCGTCTCGTGTTCCTGACGCGGATGCGCGTCTCGGGCATGCCGATCAGCGACCTGCGCCGCTACGTCGAGCTGATCGAGTCCGGCGCGGACACCGTGCCCGAACGGCGCGAAATGCTCCTGGAGCACCGCGACACCTTGCGTGCGCAGATCGCCCAGCTGCAGCTTTCCCTCGCCGCCACCGAGTACAAGATCGCCACTTACCAGGAAGGCCCTCTCCCGTGA
- a CDS encoding MFS transporter, with protein sequence MRDKTAAVPEIFAEPVLRVRAGWMTLLFLANVALWLGIYAPLQVLLPQQAELLDAANKETVFGVVTGIGAFVALVVNPVVGLLSDRTTSRFGRRHPWTVAGAVVAAAGLLVLAEAPNAVVMTIGWCLVQAGLNGMLATLMSGMADRVPVVQRAQVGGLIGIAQMLGTVLGAVVVVVLLGLAGLPLGYAACAVIVLAGAAAFVLRTPDARLPVELRPSSRIREVLADLWVSPRRHPDFGWAWACHFMINLGNALGTLYLLFFLKDSVHYADPDTGLLIMMGLYSAALVVGAVLAGHFSDKSGNRKPYILASSAVMAVAALLLVAWQTWPVALVASPLLGVGFGTYMAVALAMLTQVLPAAQNRAKDLGVVNIANSLPQVITPLLATLILHVLGGYPGLFAASAVATLLAGVLVTRIRSVG encoded by the coding sequence ATGAGGGATAAGACCGCCGCGGTTCCGGAGATCTTCGCCGAGCCGGTGCTGCGCGTGCGCGCCGGCTGGATGACGCTGCTGTTCCTCGCCAACGTCGCGCTGTGGCTGGGGATCTACGCGCCGCTGCAGGTTTTGCTGCCGCAGCAGGCGGAGCTGCTCGACGCGGCGAACAAGGAGACGGTGTTCGGCGTCGTGACCGGGATCGGCGCGTTCGTCGCGCTGGTGGTGAACCCGGTGGTCGGCTTGCTGTCGGACCGCACGACGTCGCGATTCGGCCGTCGCCATCCGTGGACGGTCGCCGGTGCCGTGGTGGCCGCGGCCGGGCTGCTGGTGCTGGCCGAGGCCCCGAACGCGGTCGTGATGACGATCGGCTGGTGCCTGGTGCAGGCCGGGCTCAACGGAATGCTCGCGACGCTGATGTCCGGGATGGCCGACCGGGTCCCGGTTGTCCAGCGGGCCCAGGTCGGCGGCCTGATCGGCATCGCGCAGATGCTCGGCACCGTGCTCGGCGCGGTCGTGGTCGTGGTGCTGCTCGGCCTGGCCGGCCTGCCGCTCGGCTACGCGGCGTGCGCGGTGATCGTGCTCGCCGGCGCGGCGGCGTTCGTGCTGCGCACGCCGGACGCCCGGCTGCCGGTCGAGCTGCGGCCGAGCAGCCGGATCCGCGAGGTGCTGGCCGACCTGTGGGTTTCGCCGCGCCGGCACCCGGACTTCGGGTGGGCCTGGGCCTGCCACTTCATGATCAACCTCGGCAACGCGCTCGGCACCCTCTACCTGCTGTTCTTCCTCAAGGATTCGGTGCACTACGCCGATCCGGACACCGGTCTGCTGATCATGATGGGCCTCTACAGCGCGGCGCTGGTGGTGGGCGCGGTGCTGGCCGGGCATTTCTCCGACAAGTCCGGCAACCGCAAGCCCTACATTCTCGCCTCGTCGGCGGTGATGGCGGTGGCCGCGCTGCTGCTGGTGGCCTGGCAGACCTGGCCGGTCGCGCTGGTGGCGTCGCCGCTGCTGGGCGTCGGGTTCGGCACCTACATGGCGGTCGCGCTGGCGATGCTGACCCAGGTTCTGCCGGCCGCCCAGAACCGGGCGAAGGACCTCGGCGTGGTCAACATCGCGAACTCGCTGCCGCAGGTCATCACGCCGCTGCTGGCGACGCTGATCTTGCACGTGCTCGGCGGATATCCGGGGCTGTTCGCGGCGTCGGCGGTGGCGACGTTGCTGGCCGGGGTTTTGGTGACGCGGATCCGGTCGGTGGGTTAG
- a CDS encoding GH1 family beta-glucosidase, whose amino-acid sequence MDHPTFPPGFLWGVSTSAFQIEGAAAEGGRGPSIWDTFTATEGKIARGEDAKVAADHYHRYSEDIALMAELGVGAYRMSIAWPRIQPDGTGKPNAAGLAFYDRLIDEVCAAGIAPAITLYHWDTPQAIEDAGGWLSRDTAQRFADYATIVGEHFADRAKLWIPLNEPMVMSIYGYGIGEYAPGQFLLLDALPTAHHQNLAHGLAVQALRAAGATGIGTANNHSPIWPDHDTPADREAADWLDALLNRTFADPMLLGSYPEQVHPHLPENFADDLGTIAQPLDFYGVNYYEPQGVTAPGEGNPLPFELRPIEGYPMTTNDSPIVPQALRELLVSFHERYREHLPPIQITENGCSFADEVGPDKQVHDTERIDFLASHLGALREAMDAGVDVRGYFVWSLLDNFEWSKGYAPRFGLVHVDYETQLRTPKDSFAWYQKLTRHEG is encoded by the coding sequence GTGGATCATCCGACCTTCCCGCCCGGCTTCCTCTGGGGTGTCTCGACCTCGGCGTTCCAGATCGAGGGCGCCGCGGCCGAAGGCGGCCGCGGACCGTCCATTTGGGACACGTTCACCGCGACCGAGGGCAAGATCGCGCGGGGCGAGGACGCCAAGGTAGCGGCCGACCACTACCACCGCTACTCCGAGGACATCGCACTGATGGCGGAACTCGGCGTCGGCGCCTACCGGATGTCGATCGCCTGGCCGCGGATCCAGCCGGACGGCACCGGCAAACCCAACGCGGCCGGTCTCGCCTTCTACGACCGGCTGATCGACGAGGTCTGCGCGGCGGGCATCGCGCCAGCCATCACGCTGTACCACTGGGACACGCCACAGGCGATCGAGGACGCCGGCGGCTGGCTGTCGCGCGACACCGCGCAGCGTTTCGCCGACTACGCCACGATCGTGGGGGAACACTTCGCCGATCGGGCGAAACTGTGGATTCCGCTCAACGAGCCGATGGTCATGTCGATCTACGGCTACGGCATCGGCGAGTACGCGCCCGGCCAGTTCCTCCTGCTCGACGCGCTCCCGACGGCACACCACCAGAACCTCGCGCACGGTCTCGCCGTCCAGGCGCTGCGCGCGGCCGGCGCCACCGGCATCGGCACCGCGAACAACCACTCGCCGATCTGGCCGGACCACGACACGCCGGCCGATCGCGAGGCCGCGGACTGGCTCGACGCGCTGCTCAACCGCACTTTCGCCGACCCGATGCTGCTCGGCAGCTATCCCGAGCAGGTACACCCGCACCTGCCGGAGAATTTCGCCGACGACCTGGGCACCATCGCCCAGCCGCTCGACTTCTACGGCGTCAACTACTACGAACCGCAGGGCGTCACCGCGCCCGGAGAGGGCAACCCGCTGCCGTTCGAACTCCGCCCGATCGAGGGCTATCCGATGACCACCAACGATTCGCCGATCGTCCCGCAGGCGCTGCGCGAGCTGCTGGTGTCCTTCCACGAGCGCTACCGCGAGCACCTGCCGCCGATCCAGATCACCGAGAACGGCTGCAGCTTCGCCGACGAGGTCGGTCCGGACAAGCAGGTGCACGACACCGAGCGGATCGATTTCCTGGCCAGTCACCTGGGCGCGCTGCGGGAAGCGATGGACGCCGGCGTCGACGTGCGCGGATACTTCGTCTGGTCGCTGCTGGACAACTTCGAATGGTCCAAGGGGTACGCGCCGCGGTTCGGGCTCGTGCACGTGGACTACGAAACCCAGCTCCGCACCCCGAAGGATTCCTTTGCCTGGTACCAGAAGCTGACCCGCCATGAGGGATAA
- a CDS encoding TetR family transcriptional regulator — protein MSDSRESPRNDVAETQAEPTPLRRKPVQQRSARRVEQMLDASAVLIDELGYDAVTTTLIAKRAGVAVGSLYQFFPDKRAVVQALTQRNLERFVAAVNERLTELSPEHWWNIVDSVLDIYLQMHREVPGFSKVHFGDVIDVRLLADDRDNNSVIADSLVEILRGHVDRPAEELRFAIAIANEAADALLKLAFRRDPNGDERIVAEAKNVVKGYLASKFGD, from the coding sequence ATGAGCGATTCACGAGAGAGTCCGAGGAACGACGTGGCCGAGACCCAGGCTGAACCCACCCCGCTGCGGCGAAAGCCGGTGCAGCAGCGCAGCGCCCGGCGCGTGGAGCAGATGCTGGACGCGAGCGCCGTGCTCATCGACGAGCTCGGCTACGACGCGGTCACCACCACGCTGATCGCCAAGCGGGCCGGCGTCGCGGTGGGGTCGCTGTATCAGTTCTTCCCGGACAAACGCGCGGTCGTGCAGGCGCTGACCCAGCGGAACTTGGAACGCTTCGTCGCCGCGGTGAACGAGCGGCTCACCGAACTGAGCCCGGAACACTGGTGGAACATCGTCGACTCGGTGCTGGACATCTACCTGCAGATGCACCGCGAGGTGCCGGGCTTTTCGAAGGTCCACTTCGGCGACGTCATCGACGTCCGCCTGCTCGCCGACGACCGCGACAACAACTCGGTCATCGCGGATTCCCTGGTCGAGATCCTGCGCGGGCACGTCGACCGCCCGGCCGAGGAACTGCGGTTCGCCATCGCGATCGCCAACGAGGCCGCGGACGCCCTGCTGAAGCTCGCCTTCCGCCGCGACCCGAACGGCGACGAGCGCATCGTGGCGGAGGCGAAGAACGTGGTGAAGGGGTACCTGGCCAGCAAGTTCGGCGACTGA
- a CDS encoding amino acid deaminase/aldolase, whose protein sequence is MTTTAHGYDLATKDLDPPLAIVDLDAFDANAGDLLRRAAGKPIRVVSKSVRCRALLERALARDGFEGLMCYSLAEAVWHAELGTTDDIVVAYPTADHQALRRLASSDRARAAVTIMVDSAEHLDLVDAALGYGHPEIRVCLELDASWRPLPGVHVGTRRSPVFKPGQAAETARKIVARPGFALVGMMAYEGQIAGLGDAAGKGLQNRMIRWMQRRSAAELTRRRGAAVRAVREVADLEFVNGGGTGSIETTRAEDVVTEIAAGSGLLAPTLFDGYSRFHPRPAALFALPVVRRPAKNVATLFSGGYVASGPTGRSREPSPYLPEGLQLLGFEGAGEVQTPVTGAAARTLRLGDRVWLRHAKAGELAERFLAYHLVRGSEVERTVPTYRGEGQNFG, encoded by the coding sequence GTGACCACCACTGCGCACGGGTACGACCTCGCGACGAAGGACCTGGATCCGCCGCTCGCGATCGTCGACCTGGACGCCTTCGACGCCAACGCCGGCGATCTGCTCCGCCGGGCGGCCGGCAAGCCGATCCGGGTGGTCAGCAAGTCCGTGCGCTGCCGCGCGCTGCTGGAGCGAGCGCTCGCACGCGACGGCTTCGAAGGCTTGATGTGCTACTCGCTCGCGGAGGCCGTCTGGCACGCCGAGCTGGGCACCACCGACGACATCGTGGTCGCGTACCCGACCGCGGACCACCAGGCGCTGCGCCGGCTGGCTTCGAGCGATCGCGCACGCGCGGCGGTGACCATCATGGTCGATTCGGCTGAACACCTGGACCTGGTCGACGCCGCGCTGGGCTACGGGCATCCGGAGATCCGGGTGTGCCTGGAGCTGGACGCGTCGTGGCGGCCGCTGCCGGGCGTGCATGTCGGGACAAGGCGGTCGCCGGTGTTCAAGCCGGGACAAGCCGCCGAGACGGCACGCAAGATCGTCGCCCGGCCGGGCTTCGCGCTGGTCGGGATGATGGCGTACGAGGGGCAGATCGCAGGTCTCGGCGACGCGGCCGGGAAAGGCCTGCAGAACCGGATGATCCGGTGGATGCAGCGGCGATCCGCGGCGGAGCTGACCCGCCGCCGCGGGGCGGCGGTGCGCGCCGTGCGGGAAGTGGCGGACCTGGAGTTCGTCAACGGCGGCGGCACCGGGAGCATCGAAACGACCAGGGCGGAAGACGTCGTCACCGAAATCGCCGCGGGCTCGGGCCTGCTCGCCCCGACGTTGTTCGACGGGTATTCGCGCTTTCATCCCCGTCCGGCGGCGTTGTTCGCGTTGCCGGTGGTCCGCCGCCCGGCGAAGAATGTCGCGACGCTGTTCTCCGGGGGCTACGTCGCGTCCGGCCCCACCGGCCGCTCCCGCGAACCGTCGCCGTACCTGCCGGAGGGCTTGCAGCTGCTGGGTTTCGAAGGGGCCGGTGAGGTGCAGACGCCGGTGACCGGCGCGGCGGCCCGGACGCTGCGACTGGGCGACCGGGTGTGGCTGCGGCACGCGAAGGCGGGCGAACTGGCGGAACGGTTCCTGGCCTACCACCTCGTCCGCGGCAGCGAGGTGGAACGGACGGTCCCGACCTACCGCGGCGAGGGGCAGAACTTCGGCTGA
- a CDS encoding D-arabinono-1,4-lactone oxidase: MTWSNWAGTAKVTPQRVHRPRSAAEIAEVVHGVSKADNRVRAWGSGHSFTAIAAAECDALDLTGWTGIERADLATRQVTVRSGTTLHTLNAALDALGLAMTNLGDIDAQTIAGAISTGTHGTGARFGGISTQIVALELVLADGSMVRCAADERPELFHAARVGLGALGVISTVTLQCEPSYVLSAQERPEPLEQVLEGFDDNAANNDHFEFYWFPYGSKALVKRNNRLPLDAERKPLSRLRQFVDYELTENVAFGGLCRLGRAVPKLVRPLGSFASQVSSPREYSDLSHRVFVTHRGVRFVESEYAVPRESVLDVLAELRALVPTLRDPVAFPVEVRVAAADDIWLSTANGRDCAYIAIHQFLGMPYREYFAGFEAIAGQVGGRPHWGKMHDLDASVLRTRYPHFDDFLRVRKECDPAGTFANTYLDRVLGPA, from the coding sequence ATGACGTGGAGCAACTGGGCCGGAACGGCCAAGGTCACCCCGCAACGGGTGCACCGGCCGCGCAGTGCGGCCGAGATAGCCGAGGTCGTGCACGGGGTCAGCAAGGCGGACAACCGGGTCCGGGCCTGGGGCAGCGGACACTCGTTCACCGCGATCGCCGCCGCCGAATGCGACGCGCTCGACCTGACCGGATGGACCGGCATCGAGCGCGCCGATCTCGCAACCCGCCAGGTCACCGTCCGGTCCGGCACCACGCTGCACACCCTCAACGCCGCGCTCGACGCGCTCGGGCTGGCGATGACCAACCTCGGCGACATCGACGCACAGACCATCGCCGGGGCGATTTCCACCGGCACGCACGGAACCGGCGCGCGGTTCGGCGGGATCTCGACGCAGATCGTCGCGTTGGAACTGGTGCTGGCGGACGGGTCCATGGTCCGCTGCGCCGCCGACGAGCGGCCGGAGCTGTTCCACGCGGCCCGGGTCGGACTGGGCGCGCTGGGCGTCATCAGCACCGTCACCCTCCAATGTGAACCGTCCTATGTGCTCTCCGCGCAGGAGCGACCGGAGCCGCTGGAACAGGTACTGGAGGGCTTCGACGACAACGCGGCGAACAACGACCACTTCGAGTTCTACTGGTTCCCCTACGGCAGCAAGGCGTTGGTGAAGCGCAACAACCGGCTGCCGCTGGACGCCGAGCGGAAACCGTTGTCCCGGCTGCGCCAGTTCGTGGACTACGAGCTCACCGAGAACGTCGCGTTCGGCGGACTCTGCCGGCTCGGCCGCGCGGTGCCGAAACTGGTGCGGCCGCTGGGTTCGTTCGCGTCGCAGGTGTCCTCGCCGCGCGAGTACAGCGACCTTTCGCACCGGGTTTTCGTGACTCACCGCGGCGTGCGGTTCGTCGAGTCGGAGTACGCGGTGCCGCGCGAATCGGTGCTCGACGTGCTGGCCGAGCTGCGCGCGCTGGTGCCGACACTGCGGGATCCGGTGGCCTTCCCGGTCGAGGTGCGGGTCGCCGCGGCCGACGACATCTGGCTGTCCACCGCGAACGGCCGCGACTGCGCCTACATCGCGATCCACCAGTTCCTCGGCATGCCCTACCGCGAGTACTTCGCCGGATTCGAGGCGATCGCCGGCCAGGTCGGCGGGCGGCCGCACTGGGGCAAGATGCACGACCTGGACGCGTCCGTGCTGCGCACCCGGTACCCGCACTTCGACGATTTCCTGCGAGTGCGCAAGGAGTGCGACCCGGCCGGGACGTTCGCGAACACCTACCTCGACCGGGTACTGGGACCGGCCTAG